In the genome of Nocardioides seonyuensis, one region contains:
- a CDS encoding histone-like nucleoid-structuring protein Lsr2 has protein sequence MAQKVNIVLVDDLDGSEATQTVSFAIDGTSYEMDLNDANAASLREALAGYIGHARKVTGGTRRGSGRRTSSGSGSGGNTKAVREWAKSQGMEVSERGRISADVQQAYDAAH, from the coding sequence ATGGCACAAAAGGTCAATATCGTTCTGGTCGACGACCTGGACGGGTCCGAGGCCACGCAGACCGTGTCGTTCGCGATCGACGGCACGTCCTACGAGATGGACCTCAACGACGCCAACGCCGCCTCCCTGCGCGAGGCGCTCGCGGGATACATCGGCCACGCCCGCAAGGTCACCGGCGGCACGCGGCGCGGCAGCGGTCGTCGTACCTCCTCGGGCTCGGGCTCGGGCGGCAACACCAAGGCCGTTCGCGAGTGGGCCAAGTCGCAGGGCATGGAGGTCTCCGAGCGGGGCCGCATCTCCGCCGACGTGCAGCAGGCCTACGACGCCGCTCACTGA